The Halorientalis sp. IM1011 genome window below encodes:
- a CDS encoding ABC transporter ATP-binding protein: MTLSVDLEATFSADGTDPFRVAADFEVQRGETVVILGPSGSGKSLLLETIAGFHDHDGRITDGDRVLSDRPPEGRDFGFVFQDYALFPHMTVLDNAGFGTRYEWTDDGWLATLADRIRSVPGRLRSVASKLWQRLRGDTGPTPEPLGLRLLDDLGVADLAERYPPTLSGGERQRVALARALAVDPSTLLLDEPLSSLDVPTRQSLRDDLQDVLAAMTAIYVTHDRTTARALADRIVVMNDGEVVQTGTPEDVFQRPASPLVARFTGSNCVPLDALPAFEGRFRDGDATHLAVRPEDVEIGARDADLSGTVERVTREDATSRVTVAVEGLAEPIAVYSDDPPAPGSEVNLRFPRNRVSACQA; encoded by the coding sequence ATGACCCTCTCCGTCGACCTCGAAGCGACGTTCTCGGCCGACGGGACTGATCCCTTCCGCGTCGCCGCTGACTTCGAGGTCCAGCGGGGCGAGACGGTCGTGATCTTGGGACCCAGTGGCAGCGGCAAGTCACTCCTGCTTGAGACGATTGCGGGATTTCACGACCACGACGGCCGGATCACCGACGGCGATCGGGTGCTCTCGGATCGCCCTCCAGAGGGGCGGGACTTCGGGTTCGTGTTCCAGGACTACGCGCTCTTTCCGCACATGACCGTCCTCGACAACGCGGGGTTCGGGACGCGATACGAGTGGACCGACGACGGGTGGCTCGCGACGCTCGCCGACCGAATTCGGTCGGTACCCGGTCGCCTGCGCTCGGTCGCTTCGAAATTGTGGCAACGCCTCCGCGGAGACACTGGCCCGACCCCCGAACCGCTCGGACTGCGCCTGCTCGACGACCTCGGTGTCGCGGATCTGGCCGAGCGCTACCCGCCGACGCTCTCGGGCGGGGAACGCCAGCGGGTCGCGCTCGCACGGGCGCTCGCGGTCGACCCCTCGACGCTCCTGCTGGACGAACCCCTCTCGTCGCTGGACGTGCCCACTCGGCAGTCGCTCCGGGACGACCTGCAGGACGTGCTGGCGGCGATGACGGCGATCTACGTGACCCACGACCGGACGACGGCGCGGGCGCTGGCCGACCGGATCGTCGTGATGAACGACGGCGAGGTCGTCCAGACCGGCACTCCGGAGGACGTGTTCCAGCGCCCTGCATCGCCTCTCGTTGCACGGTTCACCGGGAGCAATTGCGTCCCGCTCGACGCGCTTCCTGCCTTCGAAGGTCGCTTCAGGGACGGCGACGCGACTCACCTCGCCGTCCGGCCCGAGGACGTGGAAATCGGCGCGCGTGACGCCGACCTCTCGGGGACCGTCGAACGCGTAACCCGGGAGGACGCCACGAGTCGGGTGACGGTCGCCGTCGAGGGGCTCGCGGAACCGATCGCGGTCTATAGCGACGACCCGCCCGCGCCGGGATCCGAGGTGAACCTCCGGTTCCCGCGGAATCGCGTGTCGGCCTGTCAGGCGTGA
- a CDS encoding ABC transporter permease, with amino-acid sequence MLIDFPFSMRYVWSIIDVSLYVSGIAVVISTAVSLPIALTLGFTDFRGKQFLQSIINTGMGFPSVVVGLLVLFTVSNQGPLGDLGLVFTREAMIISQFVLATPAITAISLAAVAGVEENVRDAAHALGGTRLDVALVTIREARYGIATAILAGFGRAISEVGSVLIVGGNIASADGVSKTRTMTTAIQLEARQGQYETAMVLGAILVGIVLVINALVVRLGDDGVMR; translated from the coding sequence ATGCTGATCGACTTCCCGTTCTCGATGCGGTACGTCTGGAGCATCATCGACGTGTCGCTGTACGTGAGCGGTATCGCCGTCGTCATCAGCACCGCCGTGAGCCTCCCGATCGCGCTCACCCTCGGGTTCACCGACTTCCGGGGCAAGCAGTTCCTCCAGTCGATCATCAACACGGGGATGGGATTCCCCAGCGTCGTCGTGGGGCTGCTGGTCCTGTTCACCGTCTCGAACCAGGGCCCGCTGGGCGACCTGGGGCTGGTGTTCACGCGGGAGGCGATGATCATCTCCCAGTTCGTGCTGGCGACACCGGCGATTACAGCCATCAGCCTCGCGGCGGTCGCGGGCGTCGAGGAGAACGTCCGCGACGCCGCCCACGCCCTCGGGGGGACCCGGCTGGACGTGGCGCTGGTGACGATCCGGGAGGCCCGCTACGGCATCGCGACGGCCATCCTCGCGGGCTTCGGCCGCGCGATCAGCGAAGTCGGATCGGTGCTGATCGTCGGCGGGAACATAGCAAGCGCCGACGGGGTCTCGAAGACGCGCACCATGACGACGGCGATCCAGCTGGAAGCCCGTCAGGGCCAGTACGAGACGGCGATGGTGCTGGGCGCGATCCTCGTCGGTATCGTCCTCGTCATCAACGCGTTGGTCGTCAGACTGGGCGACGACGGGGTGATGCGATGA
- a CDS encoding helix-turn-helix domain-containing protein, which translates to MFVIAELALSSPTLVMTPTIEANPSARVRIQFQPAMDPERRRFFVLVEEADFESFDDALAEDYTVAEPTVLAEQDGVRMYRLGLTEDVIAVTPTVTELGGMVLEMHSAGGVWFVKLQVPDRDALATFREFCLDSGIEYRLDRLYRTEPTRSDDHGLTDQQRRTLLTAAREGYFDVPRSISQADLAEKLGVSDSAVSQRVRRAVAALIERALSPDELREQQI; encoded by the coding sequence GTGTTCGTTATCGCCGAACTCGCGCTCTCGTCCCCGACGCTGGTCATGACGCCGACTATCGAGGCCAATCCGTCGGCGCGGGTCCGGATCCAGTTCCAGCCCGCGATGGACCCGGAGCGGCGGCGATTTTTCGTCCTGGTCGAGGAAGCCGACTTCGAGTCGTTCGACGACGCGCTCGCGGAGGATTACACCGTCGCCGAACCCACCGTGCTGGCCGAACAGGACGGCGTTCGGATGTACCGCCTCGGTCTGACCGAGGACGTCATCGCGGTCACGCCGACGGTCACCGAACTCGGCGGGATGGTGCTAGAGATGCACAGCGCCGGCGGCGTGTGGTTCGTCAAACTGCAGGTCCCAGACCGCGACGCGCTGGCCACCTTCCGCGAGTTCTGTCTCGACAGCGGGATCGAGTACCGTCTCGACCGGCTCTACCGGACCGAACCGACCCGGAGCGACGACCACGGGCTGACCGACCAGCAGCGCCGGACGCTGTTGACCGCCGCCCGCGAAGGCTACTTCGACGTCCCCCGATCCATCAGCCAGGCCGACCTCGCCGAGAAACTCGGCGTCTCCGACTCGGCAGTCTCCCAGCGGGTCCGCCGGGCAGTCGCTGCGCTGATCGAGAGGGCACTCTCCCCCGACGAACTCCGGGAACAGCAAATCTGA
- a CDS encoding substrate-binding domain-containing protein, with protein sequence MPIQRRKFLAVAGSGAVAGLAGCSQLLGNDESGAGVTGETLTLTTTTSTYDTGLLGELNAPFEEMYGVSVDSVAQGTGQALETARNGDSDVVMVHARSLEDEFMREGYGVNRRDLMFNDFVVVGPESDPAGIQGSDSATAAFEAIAESQSPFVSRGDNSGTHTKELAIWEQSSAEPGGDWYRETGSGMGEALNAANEEGAYTLSDRGTFLSRDDDLVILVQGPIEGGPELLSNPYGIIAVNPAVHGNVNYDLAMAYIGYVTSPQAQDLIDGYRANGEQLFFPRALSEDPDFQQYVPEGWSSNATSD encoded by the coding sequence ATGCCGATACAACGCAGAAAGTTTCTCGCGGTGGCCGGAAGCGGCGCTGTCGCGGGGCTGGCCGGCTGTTCACAGTTGCTGGGGAATGACGAATCGGGAGCGGGTGTTACCGGGGAGACACTCACGCTCACGACGACGACGAGCACGTACGACACGGGCCTGCTCGGGGAGCTAAACGCCCCGTTCGAGGAGATGTACGGCGTGAGCGTCGACTCAGTCGCGCAGGGGACGGGGCAGGCGCTCGAAACCGCTCGGAACGGTGACTCTGACGTAGTGATGGTCCACGCCCGCTCGCTCGAAGACGAGTTCATGCGCGAGGGGTACGGCGTCAACCGCCGTGACCTCATGTTCAACGACTTCGTCGTCGTCGGCCCGGAAAGCGATCCGGCCGGTATCCAGGGATCGGACTCCGCCACGGCGGCGTTCGAGGCCATCGCCGAGTCCCAGTCGCCCTTCGTCTCCCGCGGCGACAACTCGGGGACACACACGAAGGAACTCGCCATCTGGGAGCAGTCGTCGGCCGAACCCGGCGGGGACTGGTACCGCGAGACTGGATCGGGAATGGGGGAGGCGCTGAACGCCGCCAACGAGGAGGGCGCGTATACGCTCTCGGATCGGGGTACCTTCCTCTCGCGCGACGACGACCTCGTCATCCTCGTGCAGGGCCCCATCGAGGGCGGGCCGGAACTGCTGTCGAACCCCTACGGGATCATCGCGGTGAACCCGGCAGTCCACGGGAACGTCAACTACGACCTCGCGATGGCCTACATCGGCTACGTCACGAGCCCACAGGCACAGGATCTGATCGACGGCTACCGCGCGAACGGCGAACAGTTGTTCTTCCCGCGGGCGCTCTCGGAAGACCCCGACTTCCAGCAGTACGTCCCAGAGGGCTGGAGCAGCAACGCCACCAGCGACTGA
- a CDS encoding TOBE domain-containing protein — MEVSADFDVQLGRGEVSLTLRDRELLSSIAAEGSLNGAAESLGRSYAHAQRRVVELEDAFGPLVERSRGGGDGGGSELTDRARELLATFDRLRAEFAGVAEADETVLTGRVVERDGELATVETEVGRVRAVTPPDCTAVAVTIRADAVTLNRPSEAPEPGGTSARNRFEGEVVDVERGETLARVTVAVDPDVDLTALVTVESVERLGLEPGAGVVATFKATATRAVARAES; from the coding sequence ATGGAGGTCTCCGCGGACTTCGACGTGCAACTCGGTCGCGGCGAGGTGTCGCTGACCCTCCGGGACCGGGAACTGCTTTCGAGCATCGCCGCGGAGGGGTCGCTGAACGGAGCCGCCGAGTCGCTCGGCCGATCCTACGCCCACGCACAGCGGCGGGTCGTCGAACTTGAGGACGCGTTCGGTCCGCTGGTCGAACGCAGTCGCGGCGGCGGCGACGGCGGTGGGAGCGAACTCACGGACCGTGCCAGGGAGTTGCTCGCGACGTTCGACCGCCTCCGCGCGGAGTTCGCGGGCGTCGCCGAAGCCGACGAGACCGTCCTCACCGGCCGGGTCGTCGAGCGCGACGGGGAACTCGCGACCGTCGAGACCGAGGTGGGTCGGGTACGGGCCGTGACGCCCCCGGACTGTACCGCGGTCGCCGTCACGATCCGGGCCGACGCGGTGACGCTGAACCGGCCGTCCGAGGCCCCCGAACCCGGCGGGACGAGCGCCCGAAATCGGTTCGAGGGCGAGGTCGTCGACGTCGAGCGGGGTGAGACGCTGGCGCGGGTGACGGTCGCGGTCGATCCGGACGTTGACCTGACAGCACTCGTGACCGTCGAGAGCGTCGAGCGCCTGGGACTGGAGCCCGGGGCCGGGGTCGTCGCGACGTTCAAGGCGACGGCGACCCGCGCCGTCGCGCGAGCGGAGTCTTAA
- a CDS encoding ABC transporter permease: protein MSTRSSSLPLDALGRGSIALAVVAVQAVAFTVAYSLGRPTLYAIFAILSAAGLGAATHRGAFGVAMATLGSVLLVALGLPLLVFAARQSPDLVIEAAIDPAVHRVLYLGVYAPLLAAVASLTFGVPLAYHLSRGFPVQSLVESLVDLPLVVPHSVAGIVVLAGFGEGGAFPNLSVFGTLTGMVLALTFVSAPYAVNAAREAFESVDDRLEYAARIHGASPWQAFRRVTGPLAVRGMVTGGVLAWARSVSEFGAVVVVAYSVEFFYPPAGERVVAQHAPVFVWNLFQRGGLDESGAVAALLLGVSAAIFLLVRWLTADATTTRGVA from the coding sequence ATGTCGACGCGATCGTCGTCGCTCCCCCTCGACGCGCTCGGACGGGGTTCGATAGCCCTGGCCGTCGTCGCCGTGCAGGCCGTCGCGTTCACGGTCGCGTACTCGCTGGGGCGACCGACCCTCTACGCGATATTCGCGATCCTGAGCGCCGCTGGGCTGGGTGCGGCGACCCACCGGGGAGCGTTCGGCGTCGCGATGGCGACGCTCGGAAGCGTCCTGCTGGTCGCGCTCGGTCTCCCGCTGCTCGTCTTCGCCGCCCGGCAGTCCCCGGATCTCGTGATCGAGGCGGCAATCGACCCGGCCGTCCACCGTGTGCTGTATCTGGGCGTCTACGCGCCGCTTCTGGCCGCCGTGGCGAGCCTTACGTTCGGCGTCCCACTCGCCTACCACCTCTCCCGGGGCTTCCCCGTTCAGTCGCTGGTCGAGAGTCTGGTCGACCTGCCGCTGGTCGTCCCCCACAGCGTCGCCGGTATCGTCGTCCTCGCCGGATTCGGCGAGGGCGGTGCCTTCCCCAACCTCTCGGTGTTCGGCACCCTCACGGGGATGGTGCTGGCGCTCACGTTCGTCAGCGCGCCCTACGCGGTCAACGCCGCCCGGGAGGCCTTCGAGTCGGTCGACGACCGGCTGGAGTACGCCGCCCGGATCCACGGCGCGAGCCCATGGCAGGCCTTCCGACGGGTGACCGGGCCGCTCGCGGTTCGGGGGATGGTCACCGGCGGCGTCCTCGCGTGGGCGCGCTCGGTCTCGGAGTTCGGGGCGGTCGTCGTCGTCGCCTACAGCGTCGAGTTCTTCTACCCACCAGCGGGCGAGCGCGTGGTCGCCCAGCACGCGCCCGTGTTCGTCTGGAACCTCTTTCAGCGGGGCGGCCTCGACGAGAGCGGCGCGGTCGCGGCCCTCCTGCTGGGCGTCTCCGCGGCCATCTTCCTGCTGGTGCGCTGGCTGACCGCCGACGCGACGACGACGCGGGGTGTCGCATGA
- a CDS encoding PadR family transcriptional regulator has translation MRWLQSGTRRDICILLGGAEDGELPAQKLKTRLERHYDDRIDPKQFYGSLDDLERKGFVQSRTEGLSDVYELTDAGEKRLQNHYEWIRDQLE, from the coding sequence ATGCGCTGGCTCCAGAGCGGCACCCGGCGGGACATCTGTATCCTGCTCGGCGGGGCCGAGGACGGCGAGTTACCCGCCCAGAAGCTCAAGACCCGACTCGAACGCCACTACGACGACCGGATCGATCCCAAGCAGTTCTACGGCTCGCTCGACGACCTCGAACGGAAGGGGTTCGTCCAGTCCCGAACCGAGGGACTGAGCGACGTGTACGAGTTGACCGATGCAGGCGAGAAGCGCCTGCAGAACCACTACGAGTGGATTCGCGACCAGTTGGAGTGA
- a CDS encoding helix-turn-helix domain-containing protein, which produces MKVTEVTLDPPGGAFPGVDSTLAGTEGITRDAVVNLEWMDDGSLSALYRIATDDPATVAQALDGDETVRKYELLEMDGEWLYAFVHADRSDLMGELLDIADEYTLLVDGPYQWTEAGVRITVAGRMEDIQRAHARASEHFDLTIDWLGQYEPGHSGPLAQLTDRQREALEAAYELGFYQSPRDTNYEEIAARLDCGPSAANDLLRRAESALVAAVLDP; this is translated from the coding sequence ATGAAAGTCACGGAGGTCACACTCGATCCGCCCGGGGGTGCGTTCCCGGGCGTCGACAGCACGCTCGCGGGGACAGAGGGCATCACTCGCGACGCGGTGGTGAACCTGGAGTGGATGGACGACGGGAGCCTGTCCGCCCTCTACCGAATCGCGACCGACGATCCGGCGACGGTCGCGCAAGCGCTGGACGGCGACGAGACCGTCCGGAAGTACGAACTGCTGGAGATGGACGGGGAGTGGCTCTACGCGTTCGTCCACGCGGACCGCAGCGACCTGATGGGGGAGTTGCTCGACATCGCCGACGAGTACACCCTGCTCGTCGACGGGCCCTACCAGTGGACCGAGGCGGGTGTCCGGATCACCGTCGCCGGCCGGATGGAAGACATCCAGCGGGCCCACGCACGCGCGAGCGAACACTTCGATCTCACAATCGACTGGCTCGGCCAGTACGAGCCGGGACACAGTGGGCCACTGGCACAACTGACAGACCGCCAGCGCGAGGCACTAGAGGCCGCATACGAACTCGGGTTCTACCAGTCGCCACGTGATACCAACTACGAAGAGATAGCGGCACGACTGGACTGCGGGCCGAGTGCGGCGAACGATCTCCTGCGGCGGGCCGAATCGGCGCTGGTCGCGGCCGTGCTCGACCCCTGA
- a CDS encoding Zn-ribbon domain-containing OB-fold protein → MSDPERSLDADSPLTLPGFFDALAEGDLLGGVCDDCGQVLLPPRPACYNCGSRDVAVEEQPREGRVYSYTEVQTPPPALEADAPYTIAVVELASGGRLTGRLGVDYADVEIGDPVELEVREPSEAERSLALDYELEWPVHVFEPR, encoded by the coding sequence ATGAGCGATCCCGAGCGGAGCCTCGATGCCGACAGTCCGCTGACGCTCCCGGGCTTTTTCGACGCGCTGGCCGAGGGGGACCTCCTCGGCGGCGTCTGCGACGACTGCGGTCAGGTGTTGTTGCCACCCCGACCGGCCTGCTACAACTGCGGCAGCCGCGATGTGGCGGTCGAGGAACAGCCGCGTGAGGGACGGGTCTACTCGTACACCGAGGTCCAGACACCGCCGCCCGCACTGGAGGCTGACGCGCCGTACACGATCGCGGTCGTCGAACTCGCCTCGGGTGGTCGGTTGACCGGGCGACTGGGTGTCGACTACGCCGACGTCGAGATCGGCGATCCGGTCGAGTTGGAGGTCCGGGAGCCCAGCGAGGCCGAGCGATCCCTCGCGCTGGACTACGAGCTCGAGTGGCCGGTCCACGTCTTCGAGCCGCGGTAA
- a CDS encoding acyl-CoA dehydrogenase, with protein sequence MDFSLSQEQRQIKEMVSEFVDEEVVPRASEIDKEDEFPWDLVDELAELGLMGMPFPEEYGGAGLDYHAYPMALEEIARGSGGLGTIVAAHISLAGNMVYEFGNEEQKEEYLTPLAEGEDIGAFALSEPGAGSDVPAMETTAEKDGDEYVVNGNKLWISNGSVADTVTLFAKTDPDAGNKGISSFVVRPEEDDGFIVEGTEEKLGDKGCPTAELRFDNMRIPEDRLLQEEGAGFVHALKTLNGGRITIAARSVGIAQAALDEAAEYAGDREQFGQPIGDFQAIQHKLADMDTKTRAARLLMHDAADKKIRGENFIKEAAQAKLYASEVSREVANEGIQIHGGYGYTKDFPMERFYRDAKLNEIYEGTSEVLRNTIGQQLLE encoded by the coding sequence ATGGATTTCAGTCTCAGCCAGGAGCAACGCCAGATCAAGGAGATGGTCTCGGAGTTCGTGGACGAGGAAGTCGTCCCCCGCGCGTCCGAGATCGACAAGGAAGACGAGTTCCCCTGGGATCTGGTCGACGAACTCGCCGAACTCGGGCTGATGGGGATGCCCTTCCCCGAGGAGTACGGCGGAGCCGGACTCGACTACCACGCCTACCCGATGGCCCTCGAAGAGATCGCGCGGGGCTCGGGCGGTCTCGGGACCATCGTCGCCGCCCACATCTCGCTGGCGGGTAACATGGTGTACGAATTTGGGAACGAAGAACAGAAAGAGGAGTACCTGACGCCGCTGGCCGAGGGCGAGGACATCGGCGCGTTCGCCCTCTCGGAACCCGGCGCGGGCTCGGACGTGCCCGCCATGGAGACGACCGCCGAGAAGGACGGCGACGAGTACGTCGTCAACGGCAACAAGCTCTGGATCTCCAACGGCTCGGTCGCCGACACCGTGACGCTGTTCGCCAAGACCGACCCCGACGCCGGCAACAAGGGTATCTCCTCGTTCGTCGTCCGCCCCGAGGAGGACGACGGCTTCATCGTCGAAGGGACGGAGGAGAAACTCGGCGACAAGGGCTGTCCAACCGCCGAACTGCGTTTCGATAACATGCGGATCCCCGAGGACCGCCTCCTGCAGGAGGAGGGCGCGGGCTTCGTCCACGCGCTGAAGACGCTCAACGGCGGGCGCATCACCATCGCCGCGCGCTCGGTCGGGATCGCGCAGGCCGCCCTCGACGAGGCCGCCGAGTACGCCGGCGACCGCGAGCAGTTCGGCCAGCCAATCGGCGACTTCCAGGCGATCCAGCACAAACTCGCCGACATGGACACCAAGACACGCGCGGCGCGTCTGCTCATGCACGACGCCGCTGACAAGAAGATCCGCGGCGAGAACTTCATCAAAGAGGCCGCACAGGCCAAACTCTACGCCTCCGAGGTCAGTCGGGAGGTCGCCAACGAGGGCATCCAGATCCACGGCGGCTACGGCTACACGAAGGACTTCCCGATGGAGCGGTTCTACCGCGACGCCAAGCTCAACGAGATCTACGAGGGCACCAGCGAAGTCCTCCGCAACACCATCGGTCAGCAGCTCCTGGAGTAA
- a CDS encoding alpha/beta hydrolase yields MVTRTDSDFESQGTRCAGWLYEPDEAGGELPAIVMAHGFGGERVARLPAFAERFAEAGYAVLLFDYRGFGDSDGEPRHVIDGPAHVEDYLAALEHVRALDGVDGDRVGLWGTSFSGGHVVETAARDGDVDALVAQVPFSDGLRNAVHLVRRGGLNYIAETTKAIARDLGRIVTFRDPYYVPIVADPDEFGVLNTPDAKPGYESLIPPEEEEDWDNECAARILATVGFYRPVTAASDVDCPVFVAEASEDSIIPSGTVDTLVDRLDDVERVRYDMGHFDAYTGEAFERIVARQRAFFDRTLGRGEMGKVKD; encoded by the coding sequence ATGGTCACGCGGACGGATTCCGACTTCGAGAGTCAGGGGACACGCTGTGCGGGGTGGCTGTACGAACCGGACGAGGCTGGCGGGGAATTGCCCGCAATCGTCATGGCCCACGGTTTCGGCGGTGAACGGGTGGCCCGCCTGCCGGCCTTCGCCGAGCGGTTCGCAGAGGCGGGCTACGCCGTTCTGCTGTTCGACTACCGCGGGTTCGGCGACAGCGACGGCGAGCCACGCCACGTGATCGACGGCCCGGCCCACGTCGAGGACTATCTGGCCGCGCTCGAACACGTTCGCGCCCTCGACGGCGTGGACGGCGACCGGGTCGGACTCTGGGGAACCTCGTTCAGCGGCGGCCACGTCGTCGAAACGGCGGCCCGGGACGGCGACGTGGACGCCCTCGTCGCCCAGGTCCCGTTCTCCGACGGCCTGCGCAACGCCGTCCACCTCGTCCGGCGGGGCGGCCTGAACTATATCGCCGAGACGACGAAAGCGATCGCGCGCGACCTCGGCCGGATCGTCACGTTCCGGGACCCCTACTACGTGCCCATCGTCGCCGACCCGGACGAGTTCGGGGTCCTGAACACGCCGGACGCGAAACCGGGGTACGAGTCGCTGATCCCTCCGGAAGAGGAGGAAGACTGGGACAACGAGTGTGCCGCCCGAATTCTCGCCACTGTCGGTTTCTACCGCCCCGTGACGGCGGCGAGTGACGTGGACTGTCCGGTCTTCGTTGCCGAGGCCAGCGAGGACTCGATCATCCCCTCTGGCACCGTCGACACGCTGGTCGACCGGCTGGACGACGTGGAGCGGGTGCGCTACGACATGGGGCACTTCGATGCCTACACGGGCGAGGCGTTCGAGCGGATCGTCGCCCGCCAGCGGGCCTTCTTCGACCGGACGCTCGGGAGGGGGGAGATGGGAAAAGTAAAGGACTGA
- a CDS encoding phosphate ABC transporter ATP-binding protein, producing the protein MTLDLVDVSFAYDDEPVLEDLSLSVDSGEVVAVIGPSGVGKSTLLELLALSLEPDAGTVSFDGTDAWTCSEDERLALRRRIGMVFQEASLFDATVGRNVAYGLRVRRSWRDRLRESLHRLVSSNGTPDAVERTLDLVGLAEKVEQDAGSLSGGEAQRVSFARALAYDPDVLLLDEPTSDLDPRNTAVIEDAVRAARNRGIGVVVATHDMHQAERIADRVAVLLDRSVTEVGSTGTVFENPSDERTAKFIDGELVY; encoded by the coding sequence ATGACGCTCGACCTCGTCGACGTGAGCTTCGCCTACGACGACGAGCCGGTGCTGGAAGACCTGTCGCTGTCGGTCGACTCCGGCGAGGTCGTGGCTGTCATCGGCCCCTCTGGCGTCGGAAAGTCGACGCTACTGGAACTGCTCGCACTTTCGCTGGAACCCGACGCCGGCACCGTTTCCTTCGACGGCACCGACGCGTGGACCTGTAGCGAGGACGAGCGGCTCGCGCTGCGCCGGCGGATCGGGATGGTGTTTCAGGAAGCCAGCCTGTTCGACGCGACGGTCGGGCGAAACGTCGCCTACGGACTCAGAGTGCGCCGCTCCTGGCGCGATCGGCTCCGCGAGTCGCTCCACAGACTCGTCAGTTCGAACGGGACGCCGGACGCGGTCGAGCGGACGCTCGATCTGGTGGGACTGGCCGAGAAGGTCGAGCAGGACGCCGGGTCGCTCTCGGGCGGCGAGGCCCAACGCGTGTCGTTCGCGCGGGCGCTGGCCTACGATCCCGACGTGCTCCTGCTCGACGAGCCCACGTCGGACCTCGACCCGCGAAACACGGCGGTCATCGAGGACGCCGTGCGGGCGGCCCGGAACCGCGGGATCGGCGTCGTCGTCGCGACCCACGATATGCATCAGGCCGAACGGATCGCCGACCGCGTCGCCGTCCTGCTCGACCGCAGCGTCACCGAGGTCGGTTCGACCGGCACCGTCTTCGAGAACCCGAGCGACGAGCGGACGGCGAAGTTCATCGACGGGGAACTGGTGTACTAG